The sequence ACCTTGAGGACTCGTACCAACGTTGAACAATTGGGCACCATTACGAAGGACACTCCTGAACATACCATCTTTATGTTGATCCTTTAAATCATTTTCAAAAGTAGTAGCCAAAGGAGTAGCGCACTTACTAGCCTTTTCGAGACGAGAAGCAAACCAATTTTGAAGTGTGAACCTGATGAAGTCAACCAAAATAGTTACTGGATATTTTCTGAATTCTTTTGTCACCTTGTTGAAGCTTTCGGCAGCGTTGCTTGTCATTATGTTGTACCGATCGCCTGGACAATAAAGACGAGCCCACTTTTCAAACCCTATTTGCTCGACGTATGTAGCAATGGCAGGGTCCATCTGTTTCAGCACCTCAAAATGCCTATCACATTCCGTCTTGTTCCATGCGTAAGCTGCAAGCCATATTTGCTGGTTGCATACATCAGTCTTAAACTTGTGAACGACATTCATAGTAATATGCTTGAAGCATGCACAGTGGCATGCTTCTGGGAAAACAACATCAACAGCatgttcaatgctttgatgcctatccgataTGAACATAAGATTTTCAACCTCACCAATGGCTTCCTTCAACTTCCGCAAGAAATACTTCCAAGAGTCATGATTCTCACTGTCAACAATTGCAAAGGCTACCGGAAACAATTGGTTGTTTGCATCGTACGCAACAGCAACTAACAGTGTTCCTCCatacttcgtcttcaagaatGTTCCGTCGATACTAATCACAGGACGACAAAACTTAAATCCCTTCCTACGAGTGACTAgaaacagtacttgaaccgGTTATCCTCGCTGACAATGTCAGTAATAGTGCTTGGATTCTTCTGTTCTAGCATGTAGAAGTAACCATATAATTTCGTATAAGATTCTGCTGGAGTACCCCTCTTGTACATAACTGCCTTCTCTCTACatctccaagctttctcataACTCATCTTGATGCCATATTCATCAAACATatccctctgtatgtcttttGCCTTGTAGTTAGATCCATCTGAtgtgtacttgttcttaataatGTGACCAATGACCCACGGTGCTGTTTGCCGGTGATCAGAATGTCTAGAATccaagttacatgtgtgttcgttGTGAAACACAATAACCTCAAACATGTCACAAAGTGCCTTCTTATTCCCCCttaatctccatttacaattttCATCCTTACAAGTAACGTAAAACACATCAGTGCCAGACTTACTTACCATccactcaaaattatttttcagtgcATACCTTCCCACTACATTCTTCAATTCTTCCTTGTTTTTGTACAACTTGCCAagatattgttggaaattattttaccaggatcttagatctactcacaagtatgtttattaacatcctaaataagaactttctaaaacgataaattaaacacatataaagtttaagaaaccttacattggttgcagcggaataatatgactccttccgttcagatatctagcccttgattcctttctgtagcagagcattatctcaatatctgaacctggatctctttctctgaatccttgatgctgaaactcctttgctgatgatctttcttcacgatcttcctcactatgattgaggtatcacttgatgtgtgtgggcactactctaatcactaaggatttcaaaattcaaaggaagaagaaagaagaagtggcagctaaagatagggagagagaaggctcagtttttctgaatcagaaagtgtcagaagaaaagtcttctttttctgaagccttcactatctatttatagcattccactagggttaggtttgaattatatggcattaaaataatgaaaaaatcaacttaaaatacacacaaaggtggccggccatacacttagtggattgggccttgggttttgcaattttgcaattttaacaccttttgtatctgattttctccaaaatgccaatttcctaattcaaccatttaaatgccaattctaactatttaataactataaataattattaaataatattgtcatttatcatatttattaattgaaccatacaaagtatcataattaacaaatatgcccctataaactctttctttacaatttcgcccttacttagtgaaaaattcacaaatagacatagtctaatttgagaattataattgattaatcaaaaccaattacatgagtcttacaagcaatattatctcaactagtggggggaccatgggtctatataaccgagcttccaataagtagatcaagaatttagcactaaaattcactaacttattaattcttcgttgaatccacgcatagaacttagaattgcactctcagtatatagaatgctctatatgttccaccatatagacacatcattagttatccattgttataatcctaatgtgatcaattatcctctatatgaatgatctacacagtaaagggattaaattaccgtaacaccctactatgtattttatccttaaaacacttgaccccgtataaatgatatttcagcttatgtgaaatgagatctccaccatttatttttgtttggtcaagctcgaatgtgatcatcctttgcttactattcgccagatagaagctatagattccatgtttatgctagcgctcccactcaattgcactaccgtgttcccaaaaagtatgtatcaccctgacttaaaagtaggcttaactaacaattcaaggaacacgaataacctttcaagattgagcctaatcataacaggattaagatcatttgatctaggatcaactaggcgatattgacttgaatagattttacggtaagtttaattaaatctaagtcaaagttcaatatcggtcccttccgatgcatactccatgcatccaacctgagctttactttaaccaatgctctggatagaacatagcacttctccaaatgcaagtaaactctgttgtagattatcatattagtaaaaccctgtgtctgataaatctaggaaactttattcacatagtcatgtttactttccaatgtgttgacggcacaataaacaggatcaagtatgtgaaaagggtttcagatgaatttatacattatgtacatataatcatgaaataaatcatgtgaaccatgcaacattaaatgttatttctgatctatattaataagtaaatctgattatattgaaatgaattttatttagggcataaaacccaacagatataTCTCCCCTGAAGGCGTACCACTAAGAGATGTTGTATACACATTATTTTCCTCTATGTCTTCCCTTGTCCACACAAGAGGTTTGAATTTAGTAGAAACTTCAAATTCAGATACAGGAGCACTATCAGAAGGACCTGGCCGACTGCTACTAGTTCCTGGTGTTTGGCGATTCTCACTACGGGGGGGTTTTCTTTGTCGCTCTACTTGGTTGCTTGGAGTTAGTTCCATCCTCAGGGGAGGTACATCTGTAGCCACATCATCATCCACACCCAAACCAACCACAGGATCATTGCTGTAAAAGGGAGCATCGAACTCATCTGAATGATGAAATTCGATACCCACTCTCTCATCATCTACATTAGTGCCAACTTGCTCATCCAAACCAACCCCCAGATCAGTTTCTGGGACAAAGGTCCCAACAACACTTCTAGGGGTTACATTTCGGGGAGTCTGCTCCAAATTCACATTCTTCTTCACCTTAGTCACAAATAGTGGCAACAAGTTGTCCACACTCATTTTTGCCTTCATGCTCAAGAACACTCGTAGTTGACTATCTTTCACTAAAACCTCAGGTGGAAACTTAGTGCCTTTCATGTACATGTAAAGAACTTCTAACTTCAATTCATACACCAAGTGGTCCACCTCCAACTCTTCATGCAAAACTTCACGCAACTTTTTCAGTGTACAGTCAACGTCCAATATCAATGTCTTACTTTTTGAGGAATCAAATACCCAGTTGAAACCCTCCAAAGTCCAAACGCCATCATACAATACAGGCACAAATACAGATGAATCTGTTCCAAAGAAATACAAACAAACTTACATAAAAAAATCACCATACTATATCGCACACAATATCACACAATATCGCACAATAATCGCACAATAATCGCTTTAAGCTAACTGTAATATCCCGAGAATTGTATTGATATTTAATtggccatattttattaaatatgtgatcatgtgggtattagagtaggattataatcctacttaaaTTAATCATGAGTTGATTAGGGAAATATgaattaatgaataataaagcgtaatttattaattacggagattgtatTGGAACATGTGGGTATCGTAGATACcataatttgaataaaatattttgggcCGGGAAACTGTGGAACTTGGTAGGAAggtcagaaatgtcacgacaATAAAAGATGAATTGAATTGGAATTATATCGGACTAGGTTAAAATGTCGGGAAGTACGAATGTTGAGTTgaaatgaccaaaatacccttaagtTAAGTTATAACTTAAGCTTTTAGTGAGGGGTAGATTAGTCATTTTGTAATTTGgatgtttttgtattttaatatttctcTTGGCTGATTATTGTTTAGGGTAAGATATATATTACCTTAAACatatttcttttcaaaaaaaaaattaaataaaataaaaataagatataaaagagGATAACCTAGACTATGTTTCATAGTgtcttctctctctccctctcgtgGCCATAGAAAACCCAGCAAGAACTAGGGATTTCTTTGCTACTTCAGCTGTGTTCTAGCAAGGTTTGATCAAGGATTAGAGTTGTCTACACTTGAGGTAAGTTTTCTTCCTTTTCCTTgtttattttctaaggtttgggtttgagtttggattGGATACTCTAGGGATTTTGGGGCTGTGATGTCAACTAAGGTTAGATAATGTTTTCAGGTTTGAATTATGATTTGTTAGAGTTTAGTTTAAGTGATTTTAATGGTTGTGGTGCTGAAATTGGAGAATTGAGTGTTAGAATTCAATTTCTAGGTTCTAACATGGTGACTTGGACAAATTGATGAATTGAGGTGATACGATGCTTTGTGAATGTTGTATATATGTTGTGTACTTATACTTGGAGTTGTTGGACGGAGTTTGAAGAGAGTTTGGTTCGAATTTGGGGAAGAACTCGAAAATTTCTGGTTTGCCGAAGcaggtcgaccggttggttctggtgtaccagaaccggtcgaccggttgcaagCAGGGGAAATTTTTCTGTGTTTTCCTCGGAATTTGATTTTTGGCTCAGGGTTGTACCCAGTATCCATTTTAGGCTATTTGAGTATTGTTTGGCTTACTTTGGAGCTAATGGAAGTTAAGTTTGGTCCGGTTATGAAAACTAGGGTTAGTTTTCAGAGTTTTGGTTTAGGGTATTTATTAGTTTttgttgtcgtgacataggacccagGATTTGCCAAGCTTTGATTCCATTTAGAAGGGATGCACACTAAATTTCTggactgaggtaagaaaagtattaaatacTGTATAAGGTTAATGTTATGATTGTTACAGTTTCGATTAAGATTGAAATCTTGTTATACGTTGTTGTGGCTTAATCCTAATCGAGGTTAACGAGATGTAATGgatttgactcgattatgatcgaggggaaaatattatgaaacgattattatcgtttgactcgattatgatcgaggggaaaatattatgaaacgattattatcgtttgactcgattatgatcgagggaagtattatgaaacgattattatcgttgtggctcgattatgatcgagtaaaagaaacggttattaccgttatgagtaattactcctgaaaccgcggataggtttcttacttatcgtttgttgtatcggacaacgatagtgacatatacagctcgtggttaacgagtggtaggggtactttatgaagtacctaaaTTATGTGATTATGAAGTTGTGGAATGATCAAGtgtgttattatgtgatgagttgtaactaaattattgtgttatggtatgattgaatgaacgttatattatttatgaaattagtcTCTGTAATTGTCGGGGGTAAAAAGAATACATGTTGTTGGGATGTAAGAattgagtgctttatgaagcaatAAGATTATGTGTTTGAGTACTTTATTAAGCATTGAGATTATGTGGTTACTGTAATATATGAATTAGAGTGATTTATGAAGTACTGAAAGTGAGTGTTTATAATGATGTGTGATTAAGGTATTTAATAAACCACTGAGATGGTTGATTATGAATAGCTATAAAGAttctttattatgtattaaatttgCTTATTAagcattatgttatttttggtaTATGTAGATTGACATATGTAAGACCTACcggtatgtatattatattattatgaaatctGCCTGCACTTTCCATAAAGTCTAattagtagcttttcttgctgagtcattgtgactcacgggtgcttcgtgGTGCAGGTATGGAAGTTGGAAGCTGTGTTTggccatgagtcagaggtctccagcaatgtacatatcagcctgGGGTCTTGACTTCTGGGAAGCAGGATCGAAATTCCTTTCTATGTTTggaaatgtaatttattgtaaaagaatatttttattttataaacaggggatccccatattacgacattatttaaaatgaaagtctttatgttgaat is a genomic window of Cannabis sativa cultivar Pink pepper isolate KNU-18-1 chromosome 9, ASM2916894v1, whole genome shotgun sequence containing:
- the LOC133031531 gene encoding uncharacterized protein LOC133031531; translated protein: MVSKSGTDVFYVTCKDENCKWRLRGNKKALCDMFEVIVFHNEHTCNLDSRHSDHRQTAPWVIGHIIKNKYTSDGSNYKAKDIQRDMFDEYGIKMSYEKAWRCREKAVMYKRGTPAESYTKLYGYFYMLEQKNPSTITDIVSEDNRFNIDGTFLKTKYGGTLLVAVAYDANNQLFPVAFAIVDSENHDSWKYFLRKLKEAIGEVENLMFISDRHQSIEHAVDVVFPEACHCACFKHITMNVVHKFKTDVCNQQIWLAAYAWNKTECDRHFEVLKQMDPAIATYVEQIGFEKWARLYCPGDRYNIMTSNAAESFNKVTKEFRKYPVTILVDFIRFTLQNWFASRLEKASKCATPLATTFENDLKDQHKDGMFRSVLRNGAQLFNVGTSPQGERGGDVNLVERTCTCGLFQTLKIPCPHACAAAVSQNVSVYTLCSPYYTKETWKKIYDATINIVGEEDEWVLPEHIKNIRIGVPVEKKPVGRPRKSNAGRRPTKRRPSSGQVVVEPRHCSLCHGSGHNRATCKARV